From Anopheles coluzzii chromosome 3, AcolN3, whole genome shotgun sequence, the proteins below share one genomic window:
- the LOC120959166 gene encoding trypsin inhibitor ClTI-1-like — MRFLSYINLMVLGVLALVLSASAGPCGCPRSYRPVCGTDLKTYSNQCVLDCRINSNYGRKFGLKLLREGHCKQQQDDVDEQD, encoded by the coding sequence ATGCGTTTCCTGTCCTACATTAATCTGATGGTGCTCGGTGTGCTGGCCCTGGTGCTGAGCGCTAGTGCAGGTCCTTGCGGCTGCCCCCGATCGTACCGACCTGTCTGCGGCACGGATCTGAAGACGTATTCGAACCAGTGCGTGCTGGACTGCCGCATAAACTCCAACTATGGTCGAAAGTTTGGCTTGAAGCTTTTGCGCGAAGGCCACtgcaaacagcagcaggatgATGTGGATGAACAGGATTAA